Proteins co-encoded in one Sebastes fasciatus isolate fSebFas1 chromosome 11, fSebFas1.pri, whole genome shotgun sequence genomic window:
- the LOC141777721 gene encoding proenkephalin-A-like, producing the protein MAAPRAHSSCLWMLVLGACVSLVVGTECGKECALCVYRLLGQQSGFSSLTCSLECEGGLDSQKLRLCRDFLLEEENHIPLNADPRQQQEQEAAGAMTADDEDATSPEHVLAKKYGGFMKRYGGFMSRRSSSPEGVLEDPGNQDEEETIRLEILKILNEAAEHGGEGDGQGGEAVKRYGGFMRRADGGVAQGDLLEAVLGRGLKKRYGGFMRRVGRPEWLVDSSKSGGVLKRAWENGSELQKRYGGFMD; encoded by the exons ATGGCTGCCCCGCGCGCACACAGCAGCTGCTTGTGGATGCTGGTCCTGGGCGCGTGCGTGTCGCTGGTGGTCGGCACGGAGTGCGGGAAGGAGTGCGCCCTGTGCGTGTACCGTCTGCTGGGACAGCAGTCTGGTTTCTCCTCCCTG ACATGCTCACTTGAGTGCGAGGGCGGGTTGGACAGTCAGAAGCTCCGCCTGTGCCGGGACTTCTTGTTGGAGGAGGAAAACCACATTCCTCTGAATGCCGACCCCCGTCaacagcaggaacaggaagCGGCGGGCGCCATGACAGCTGACGACGAAGACGCGACATCACCTGAACACGTGCTGGCCAAGAAGTACGGCGGATTCATGAAGCGCTACGGCGGCTTCATGTCTCGCCGCTCCTCCTCGCCAGAGGGGGTTTTGGAGGATCCCGGAAACCAGGACGAAGAGGAAACCATACGCCTGGAGATCCTAAAGATTCTCAACGAAGCGGCTGAGCACGGTGGCGAAGGGGACGGTCAGGGAGGCGAGGCGGTGAAGAGGTACGGGGGCTTCATGCGTCGAGCTGACGGAGGGGTGGCGCAGGGCGATCTGCTGGAGGCGGTGCTGGGCCGCGGGCTCAAGAAGCGCTACGGAGGGTTCATGAGGCGCGTTGGCAGGCCCGAGTGGCTGGTGGACAGCAGCAAGAGCGGGGGGGTGTTGAAACGGGCCTGGGAGAACGGCAGCGAGCTACAGAAGAGGTACGGGGGGTTCATGGACTAG